The following are encoded in a window of Tessaracoccus flavescens genomic DNA:
- the brxC gene encoding BREX system P-loop protein BrxC — MSSPTPWARRWCCSAGSGTTSTTEPRTFWNRRRELMQLDQIFAKDIQRPIEGVIKADDAAHLATEVDEYVLTNEAAKGLEILLEEYTSYTNGNGVWISGFFGSGKSHMLKMLAHLLGDVEGQDFSRQNVSDNFRSKAPDAFLPGLLNKADLIPAKSLLFNIDQKATLISKDQTDALLKVFVKVFDESQGYYGNQGHVARFERQLDNRGQYQAFQDAFARISGIPWAQGREQTALEGPSIDRAFTEVDGKDHHGVIQQYSASYSVSIEDFADQVKAWLDKQSDPTFRLNFFVDEVGQFIGSDTKLMLNLQTIAESLNTKCGGRAWVFVTSQEDMEKVLGDRTRQQGNDFSKIQARFKTRLKLTSADVEEVIRKRLLEKNDVGVGALSVIYAEQHANFKTLFDFVDGAKSYRNYTDEAHFVGTYPFVSYQFPLFQAAIEGISDHNVFEGRNSSVGERSMLGVVQQVAKDIGNVEVGHLATFDSMFAGIRASLKSAAQRSIDVAERNLDNPLAVRLLKALFLVKYVESFQATPRNLTVLVYDRFGLDLPALSEQVKEALTVLETQTYVQRNGNTYEYLTNEEQVIEEEIKNVEIDGSEVSGRLFRILSGDVIKTSKIRYAKNGQDFPFGFKLDDQAHGSQKELSVHFISPEYPYSPEEIRMHSAGKDELRVILEPDARVLSDLRLLIKTEKYIKRKQGTSISAIEGQILQTKGAQNTGREKELIERVKASVGKSTLVINAADISSSSQDALVRVTDGFQELISRTYTQLKLLDGRTYSEQQVAGAANPDSGLFDAAEASKLFAPSEEVLSFVLRKEALGEQVTVKTIVDSLTAKPYGWDLASIEVLISFLIGTSKVTLTVDGNLLKRSEVATALRNTQKHAHAVVSPQKTFDERRVAAFRKFCTDFFDEPNAPKDPLELARHGADKLKAKRDELKATITSSKYPFVSQLSGPIDMLDQVVGKPNDWYLTYFHLGDDLLDTKESIIDPVQAFLSGGQKTIYDDALALLATHSGNLGYLPSGSDATVRAALDDPNAFRGSKMAQLKQAADQLRAQVDQVVADNRASVIEAIEGRRAEIEQSAFYEKATPDAQTRVLRHVDQTIARVRTQNQIALIRETGSGFEESVYPSLLDQLAASQKGNGEAEAGPPSPPKQTVSVKSISAAGVSGVLETEADIDRYLDALRSALVKTLNNGKRISL, encoded by the coding sequence ATGAGCAGTCCGACACCTTGGGCTCGTCGCTGGTGTTGTTCGGCCGGCTCAGGGACGACCAGTACTACCGAGCCAAGAACATTTTGGAACAGGAGGCGTGAGCTGATGCAGCTCGACCAGATCTTCGCCAAGGACATCCAGCGCCCGATCGAGGGCGTCATCAAGGCTGATGACGCTGCGCATCTGGCCACTGAGGTCGACGAGTATGTGCTGACCAACGAGGCCGCCAAGGGGTTGGAGATCCTGCTGGAGGAGTACACCTCCTACACCAACGGCAACGGCGTGTGGATCTCCGGCTTCTTCGGCTCTGGCAAGTCGCACATGCTCAAGATGCTCGCCCACCTCTTGGGCGACGTCGAAGGACAGGACTTCTCGCGCCAGAACGTCTCCGACAACTTCCGATCGAAGGCTCCTGATGCTTTCCTTCCGGGGCTGCTGAACAAGGCAGACCTGATCCCCGCCAAGAGCCTGCTGTTCAACATCGACCAGAAGGCCACACTGATCAGCAAGGACCAGACCGACGCCCTGCTCAAGGTGTTCGTCAAGGTCTTCGACGAGTCCCAGGGCTACTACGGCAACCAAGGCCACGTCGCTCGCTTCGAGCGCCAGCTCGACAACCGGGGCCAGTATCAGGCCTTCCAGGACGCGTTTGCGCGCATCTCCGGTATCCCGTGGGCCCAAGGGCGCGAACAGACAGCGCTCGAAGGACCGAGCATCGATCGTGCCTTCACCGAAGTCGACGGCAAGGACCACCATGGGGTCATCCAGCAGTACAGCGCCTCGTACTCCGTCTCGATCGAGGACTTTGCCGACCAGGTCAAGGCCTGGCTGGACAAGCAGTCAGACCCGACCTTCCGCCTGAACTTCTTCGTCGACGAGGTGGGTCAGTTCATCGGCTCAGACACCAAGCTCATGCTCAACCTGCAGACCATCGCCGAATCGCTCAACACCAAGTGCGGCGGGCGGGCATGGGTGTTCGTGACCAGCCAAGAGGACATGGAGAAGGTCCTGGGCGACCGCACCCGCCAACAGGGCAACGACTTCTCCAAGATCCAGGCACGGTTCAAGACCCGGCTGAAACTGACCAGCGCCGATGTCGAGGAGGTCATTCGCAAGCGGCTGCTGGAGAAGAACGACGTCGGGGTTGGAGCGCTGTCGGTGATCTACGCCGAGCAGCACGCCAACTTCAAGACCCTGTTCGACTTCGTCGACGGGGCCAAGAGCTACCGCAACTACACCGACGAGGCCCACTTCGTCGGCACCTACCCGTTCGTCAGCTACCAGTTCCCGCTCTTCCAGGCCGCCATCGAAGGCATCTCCGATCACAACGTCTTCGAGGGGCGCAACAGCTCGGTCGGTGAGCGTTCGATGCTCGGCGTCGTCCAGCAGGTCGCCAAGGACATTGGCAACGTCGAGGTCGGCCACCTCGCCACGTTCGACAGCATGTTCGCCGGCATACGGGCCTCCCTGAAATCGGCAGCTCAGCGTTCGATCGACGTCGCCGAGCGCAACCTGGACAACCCCCTCGCGGTCCGGCTGCTCAAGGCGTTGTTCCTGGTCAAGTATGTCGAGAGCTTCCAGGCGACCCCCCGCAACCTGACGGTGCTGGTGTACGACCGGTTCGGCCTCGACCTGCCAGCGCTGTCGGAGCAGGTCAAGGAAGCACTGACCGTTCTGGAGACGCAGACCTACGTTCAGCGCAACGGCAACACTTACGAGTACCTAACCAACGAAGAGCAAGTCATCGAGGAGGAGATCAAGAACGTCGAGATCGACGGCTCCGAGGTCAGCGGTCGGTTGTTCAGGATCCTGTCCGGCGACGTCATCAAGACCAGCAAGATCCGCTACGCCAAGAACGGGCAGGACTTCCCGTTCGGGTTCAAACTCGACGACCAGGCCCACGGCTCCCAGAAGGAGCTGTCGGTCCACTTCATCTCCCCGGAGTACCCCTACTCTCCCGAAGAGATCCGCATGCACAGCGCAGGCAAGGACGAGCTGCGCGTCATTCTCGAGCCCGATGCTCGGGTGCTGTCGGACCTGCGGCTGCTGATCAAGACCGAGAAGTACATCAAGCGCAAGCAGGGCACCTCGATCTCGGCCATTGAGGGCCAGATCCTGCAGACCAAGGGTGCGCAGAACACCGGGCGGGAGAAGGAGCTGATTGAGCGGGTCAAGGCCTCGGTCGGCAAGTCCACCCTTGTGATCAACGCCGCTGACATCAGCTCCAGCTCGCAGGACGCGCTGGTCCGGGTGACCGACGGTTTTCAGGAGTTGATCAGCCGCACCTACACCCAGCTCAAGCTGCTCGACGGCCGAACCTACAGCGAGCAGCAGGTCGCCGGGGCAGCCAACCCCGACAGCGGCCTGTTTGACGCCGCCGAGGCCAGCAAGCTCTTCGCACCGTCCGAGGAGGTGCTGTCCTTCGTCCTACGCAAGGAGGCACTCGGCGAACAGGTCACGGTGAAGACCATCGTCGACAGCCTCACGGCCAAGCCCTACGGCTGGGACCTGGCCTCGATCGAAGTCCTGATCTCCTTCCTGATCGGGACCTCCAAGGTCACTCTCACCGTGGACGGCAACCTCCTCAAGCGTTCCGAAGTCGCCACGGCCCTGCGCAACACCCAGAAGCACGCCCACGCCGTGGTGTCGCCGCAGAAGACCTTTGACGAGCGCAGGGTTGCAGCCTTCCGGAAGTTCTGCACCGACTTCTTCGACGAGCCGAACGCCCCCAAGGACCCGCTGGAGTTGGCGCGCCATGGCGCTGACAAGCTGAAGGCCAAGCGCGACGAGCTCAAGGCCACGATCACCAGTTCCAAGTACCCGTTCGTCAGCCAGCTCTCTGGCCCGATCGACATGCTCGACCAAGTGGTCGGCAAGCCGAACGACTGGTACCTGACCTACTTCCACCTCGGCGACGATCTGCTCGACACCAAGGAATCGATCATCGACCCGGTTCAGGCCTTCCTCAGCGGCGGCCAGAAGACCATCTACGACGACGCCCTTGCCCTCCTCGCCACCCACAGTGGCAATCTCGGCTACTTGCCCTCCGGCAGCGACGCCACCGTGAGGGCTGCCCTCGACGACCCGAACGCCTTCCGCGGCAGCAAGATGGCCCAACTCAAGCAGGCCGCCGACCAGCTGCGCGCCCAAGTCGACCAGGTCGTCGCTGACAACCGCGCTAGCGTCATCGAGGCGATCGAGGGACGCAGGGCCGAGATCGAGCAGAGCGCCTTCTACGAGAAGGCAACTCCCGACGCCCAGACGAGAGTGCTGCGCCACGTCGACCAGACGATCGCCCGTGTCCGCACCCAGAATCAGATCGCCCTCATCCGGGAGACCGGCTCGGGCTTCGAGGAGAGCGTGTACCCGAGCCTGCTTGACCAACTGGCCGCTTCGCAGAAGGGAAACGGCGAAGCGGAAGCCGGCCCGCCGTCACCTCCGAAGCAGACCGTGTCGGTGAAGAGCATCTCCGCTGCAGGGGTCTCGGGAGTGCTGGAGACCGAGGCGGACATCGACCGCTACCTTGATGCCCTGCGCTCTGCGCTGGTGAAGACGCTCAACAACGGAAAGCGAATCTCTCTCTGA
- a CDS encoding DUF1788 domain-containing protein, with amino-acid sequence MIPKTLPDQEDHLFDVLRGDRFLQMEGLGNEVPFFIYPYPPEAALEVAGAKKRVKNRLAAVGVKVFEINLYDLSVELLKGRKVWDRVLAVEPDQDKADFRELLQGMLDPQLHIAPAIRDRLAQEQFDIFFLTGIGEVFPYIRSHNVLNNLQSVVKGKPMLMFFPGRYEQSDTLGSSLVLFGRLRDDQYYRAKNILEQEA; translated from the coding sequence GTGATCCCGAAGACCTTGCCGGACCAGGAGGATCATCTGTTCGATGTTCTCAGGGGCGATCGCTTCTTGCAGATGGAAGGCCTTGGCAATGAGGTCCCCTTCTTCATCTACCCCTATCCGCCCGAGGCTGCGCTTGAGGTGGCGGGGGCGAAGAAGCGGGTCAAGAACCGGCTTGCCGCTGTTGGGGTTAAGGTCTTCGAGATCAACCTCTACGACTTGTCGGTCGAGCTGCTCAAGGGGCGCAAGGTCTGGGATCGGGTGTTGGCGGTCGAGCCCGACCAGGACAAGGCCGACTTCCGCGAGTTGCTTCAGGGCATGCTGGACCCGCAGCTCCACATCGCCCCGGCGATCCGAGATCGGCTGGCGCAGGAGCAGTTCGACATCTTCTTCCTCACCGGCATCGGTGAGGTGTTCCCCTACATCCGCTCCCACAATGTGCTGAACAACCTGCAGTCGGTGGTCAAGGGAAAACCGATGCTGATGTTCTTCCCGGGCCGCTATGAGCAGTCCGACACCTTGGGCTCGTCGCTGGTGTTGTTCGGCCGGCTCAGGGACGACCAGTACTACCGAGCCAAGAACATTTTGGAACAGGAGGCGTGA
- a CDS encoding DUF1819 family protein — MNDAAASSVAPVRYALSFTTGTLLAHEAALLAPLYAQHRDWEKVRRLALESNVLQVRTHSTGIRLVRETVKRLSVLTDDEVSLVTEVTASERSHLMWAAACRRYELIGEFAEEVLHERFLLLAPTLDHQDFDGFVRSKALWHEELVEIRDSTLRKLRSNVFGMLKEAGLLSVAGRIMPALLSERLSVALSSHTPSDLRFFPIRAMAGEVTAL, encoded by the coding sequence ATGAACGACGCCGCAGCATCATCGGTGGCCCCTGTGCGCTATGCGTTGTCCTTCACCACAGGCACCCTTCTCGCCCACGAGGCCGCACTGCTTGCGCCGTTGTATGCCCAGCACCGTGACTGGGAAAAGGTCCGCCGCTTGGCGTTGGAAAGCAACGTGCTGCAGGTGAGGACCCACAGCACTGGGATCCGCCTCGTTCGGGAGACGGTCAAGCGTCTTTCGGTGTTGACCGACGACGAGGTGTCACTCGTGACCGAGGTCACCGCGTCCGAGAGGAGCCACCTGATGTGGGCCGCCGCCTGCCGCCGGTACGAGCTCATTGGGGAGTTCGCCGAGGAAGTGCTGCACGAGCGGTTCCTGCTTCTGGCGCCGACTCTGGATCATCAGGACTTCGATGGCTTCGTTCGGAGTAAGGCGTTGTGGCACGAGGAGTTGGTGGAAATCAGGGACTCGACGTTGCGGAAGTTGAGGTCGAATGTGTTCGGAATGTTGAAGGAGGCAGGGTTGCTGTCGGTGGCTGGGCGCATCATGCCCGCCTTGCTGTCGGAGCGACTTTCGGTCGCGCTGAGCTCCCACACTCCGAGCGATCTGCGATTCTTCCCCATCCGGGCGATGGCTGGAGAGGTGACTGCACTGTGA
- a CDS encoding C40 family peptidase, whose amino-acid sequence MKAIAWALALSLGALLTVPLALVLFITTLANPAVAAGSCTPPASAAGLPQPGSPRQASLHNPPTEIPAAVQALYEAAATRYGLPWILLAGVGMEETNHGRNNATSSAGARGLMQFMPATFAFYGVDGNGDGRAVITDEADSVHSAANYLVASGALTGADGVRKALFAYNHAVWYVNDVLYYAAAYSGGDVAENPCVTDDTETAGTPLTGTGPATDAVNAALRWLGTRYSWGGGTPSGPSTGICCSPGGQDGRVVTGFDCSGLVLYAYAQIGIRLPHLAHDITYNSGGQVIPRDFAQMRPGDVIGFSHTPGGRVFHAGMYMGDGRMVNSDGSGVSIDSLTTGYYSRLVWRVVRFVA is encoded by the coding sequence ATGAAGGCGATTGCTTGGGCCCTCGCACTCTCACTCGGCGCCCTGCTCACGGTTCCCCTCGCGTTGGTGCTGTTCATCACCACGCTCGCCAACCCGGCTGTCGCGGCCGGCAGCTGCACCCCGCCAGCGTCCGCGGCGGGTCTGCCGCAGCCCGGGAGCCCGCGTCAGGCGAGCCTGCACAACCCGCCGACCGAGATCCCGGCCGCCGTGCAGGCGCTCTACGAGGCCGCCGCGACTCGGTACGGGCTGCCCTGGATACTGCTCGCCGGGGTTGGCATGGAAGAGACCAACCACGGCCGCAACAACGCCACCTCCAGCGCCGGCGCTCGCGGACTCATGCAGTTCATGCCGGCCACGTTCGCCTTCTACGGGGTCGACGGCAACGGCGACGGACGCGCGGTCATCACCGACGAGGCCGACAGCGTCCACTCCGCCGCCAACTACCTGGTCGCGTCGGGTGCGCTGACGGGGGCGGACGGCGTCCGGAAGGCGCTGTTCGCCTACAACCACGCGGTCTGGTACGTCAACGACGTCCTCTACTACGCGGCCGCCTACAGCGGTGGCGACGTCGCCGAGAACCCATGCGTCACCGACGACACCGAGACCGCCGGCACCCCCCTGACCGGCACCGGACCGGCGACGGACGCCGTCAACGCGGCCCTCCGCTGGCTCGGCACCCGCTACAGCTGGGGCGGCGGGACCCCCAGCGGACCCTCAACCGGCATCTGCTGCTCACCCGGAGGCCAGGACGGACGCGTCGTGACCGGGTTCGACTGCTCCGGCCTCGTTCTGTACGCCTACGCCCAGATCGGCATCCGCCTGCCACACCTGGCCCACGACATCACCTACAACTCGGGCGGCCAGGTCATCCCGAGGGACTTCGCACAGATGAGGCCGGGGGACGTGATCGGGTTCTCCCACACCCCCGGAGGACGCGTGTTCCACGCTGGGATGTACATGGGCGACGGCCGCATGGTGAACTCCGACGGCAGCGGTGTATCCATCGACAGCCTGACCACGGGGTACTACAGCCGGCTCGTCTGGCGGGTGGTGAGGTTCGTCGCGTAA
- a CDS encoding IS256 family transposase has product MSNVVPEGWEANQGQPTEAREGDGPVLDEIVRDGARRMLAAALQAEVDAYIEQFQAEVDEQGRRLVVRNGYHAQRLVTTAAGAVEVRQPRVNDKRVDEATGKRARFASAILPRWARKSAQVAEVLPLLYLHGLSSNDFAPALEQFLGTGKGLSPAVITRLTRQWQDEARAFNERSLAGSDYVYMWVDGIHLKVRLDQDKVCLLVMIGVRSDGRKELIALADGFRESSESWADLLRDCKRRGMTAPTLAIGDGALGFWKAVRDVFPATKEQRCWWHKTGNVLAALPKSAQPGALAAIREIWQAEDKSHAKAAVKAFAAAYGTKWPKAAAKIVDDTDVLLAFFDYPAEHWVHLRTTNPIESTFATVRLRQRVTKGPGSRAAGIAMAFKLMQSAQNRWRAIRAPHLVAKVRAGATFKDGKLVEPDPSDQAIQQAA; this is encoded by the coding sequence ATGTCCAATGTAGTTCCCGAGGGCTGGGAGGCCAACCAGGGGCAGCCGACCGAGGCTCGAGAGGGAGACGGGCCGGTGCTTGATGAGATCGTGCGTGATGGTGCCCGGCGGATGCTGGCTGCGGCGTTGCAGGCCGAGGTCGACGCTTACATCGAGCAGTTCCAGGCGGAGGTGGACGAGCAGGGCCGCCGGCTGGTGGTGCGCAACGGCTACCACGCCCAGCGGCTGGTGACCACCGCCGCTGGCGCGGTCGAGGTCCGCCAGCCCAGGGTCAACGATAAGCGCGTCGATGAGGCCACCGGTAAGCGGGCAAGGTTCGCTTCGGCGATCCTGCCCAGGTGGGCGCGCAAATCGGCCCAGGTCGCCGAGGTGCTGCCGCTGTTGTATCTGCACGGCCTGTCGAGCAATGACTTCGCCCCCGCGTTGGAGCAGTTCCTGGGCACCGGCAAGGGCCTCTCGCCGGCGGTGATCACCCGGTTGACCAGGCAGTGGCAAGACGAGGCCCGGGCCTTCAACGAACGGTCCCTGGCGGGGTCGGACTACGTCTACATGTGGGTCGATGGGATCCACCTGAAGGTCCGTCTGGACCAGGACAAGGTCTGCCTGCTCGTCATGATCGGCGTCCGCTCTGATGGCCGCAAGGAGCTGATCGCCCTGGCCGACGGGTTCCGGGAATCCTCGGAGTCGTGGGCGGACCTGCTGCGGGACTGCAAACGCCGCGGCATGACCGCCCCCACCCTGGCCATCGGTGACGGGGCGCTCGGGTTCTGGAAGGCCGTCAGGGACGTGTTCCCGGCCACGAAGGAGCAACGGTGCTGGTGGCACAAGACCGGCAACGTGCTGGCCGCGCTGCCGAAGTCTGCCCAGCCGGGTGCGTTGGCCGCGATCCGGGAGATATGGCAGGCCGAAGACAAGTCCCACGCCAAGGCCGCTGTGAAGGCGTTCGCCGCCGCTTACGGCACCAAGTGGCCCAAGGCGGCTGCCAAGATCGTCGACGACACCGACGTGCTGCTGGCGTTCTTCGACTACCCCGCCGAGCACTGGGTCCATCTACGTACCACGAACCCGATCGAGTCGACATTCGCGACCGTCAGGCTCCGTCAGCGGGTCACGAAAGGCCCAGGCAGCCGGGCCGCTGGGATCGCGATGGCGTTCAAGCTGATGCAATCCGCGCAGAACAGGTGGCGAGCGATCCGGGCACCCCACCTCGTAGCCAAAGTCCGAGCAGGCGCCACCTTCAAAGACGGCAAACTCGTCGAACCAGACCCCTCCGACCAAGCCATCCAGCAGGCTGCCTGA
- a CDS encoding SCO6880 family protein, whose product MATGCSTASSATAASADVSPSPTPPDELSRGRTALANSAARRPRGAAGELARRMNDELATALTRAAVRTEAFVTFVVPEARIAKQAREFGGGLEGRTRVLYALADEIAAMLRGGMGMTDVTWLTSPQLALAVRTGFAPADRAGIIDALAAHQTDPTVCTDVPWAMAGPSGADTTMRHYSHDAWNSISSTIKLPDRGACLGALAPVLTPSEPGERRSYTVVFPILPFSRADRQTASGEWAADMGEGLRGRLQIRQRSRDRDNVTRAHRLDAKLASGHALTRPYAVACVTVAKTMRVAEFGRRLDASVRRAGFAPLRLDLAQDAGFAAATLPLGLGLTRKADE is encoded by the coding sequence GTGGCTACGGGATGCTCAACGGCATCCTCGGCGACGGCTGCGTCGGCTGATGTTTCGCCGTCGCCCACCCCGCCCGACGAGCTCAGCCGAGGTCGTACCGCTCTCGCGAACTCAGCTGCTCGGCGTCCTCGCGGGGCTGCTGGTGAACTCGCCAGGCGGATGAACGACGAACTCGCGACCGCCCTGACCCGCGCCGCCGTGCGCACCGAGGCGTTCGTCACGTTCGTGGTTCCCGAGGCCCGGATCGCGAAGCAGGCCCGCGAGTTCGGCGGCGGCCTGGAGGGACGCACCCGCGTCCTGTACGCGCTGGCCGACGAGATCGCCGCAATGCTGCGCGGCGGCATGGGCATGACCGACGTCACCTGGCTCACCTCGCCCCAACTGGCGCTCGCGGTCCGCACCGGCTTCGCGCCCGCCGACCGGGCAGGCATCATCGACGCCCTCGCCGCCCACCAGACCGACCCGACGGTGTGCACCGACGTGCCGTGGGCGATGGCCGGACCCTCCGGCGCCGACACCACGATGCGGCACTACTCCCACGACGCCTGGAACTCGATCAGCTCCACCATCAAGCTCCCCGACCGGGGCGCGTGCCTCGGCGCCCTCGCCCCGGTGCTCACGCCGTCCGAGCCGGGAGAACGGCGCAGCTACACGGTCGTGTTCCCGATCCTGCCGTTCAGCCGCGCCGACCGGCAGACCGCCTCCGGCGAATGGGCCGCCGACATGGGCGAAGGGCTCCGCGGCCGGCTCCAGATCCGACAACGCTCCCGCGACCGCGACAACGTGACCCGGGCCCACCGACTCGACGCGAAGCTCGCCTCTGGCCACGCCCTCACCCGCCCCTACGCGGTCGCGTGCGTCACTGTCGCCAAGACCATGCGCGTCGCCGAGTTCGGACGCCGCCTCGACGCGTCCGTCCGGCGCGCCGGCTTCGCACCGCTGCGCCTCGACCTGGCCCAAGACGCTGGCTTCGCCGCCGCCACCCTGCCGCTCGGACTCGGACTCACCCGAAAGGCGGACGAATGA